The following coding sequences lie in one Rutidosis leptorrhynchoides isolate AG116_Rl617_1_P2 chromosome 4, CSIRO_AGI_Rlap_v1, whole genome shotgun sequence genomic window:
- the LOC139845095 gene encoding probable N-acetyltransferase HLS1-like — MSFDDIKIRSYDGNFDRTRLELLERSCELGSSKHVFLFTDTMGDPISRIRNSPMYIMLVAELNHELIGAVQGSIKMVTMRDLAKVGYILGLRVSPLHRRKGIGSSLVQHLEEWFIRNQVKYAYMATEKDNNVSVNLFVNKLHYLKFRTPAILVHPVKSRPLEISSKIKIFKINEENAEYLYRRYMGLTEFFPSDIEKVLRNKLSLGTWVACDQGGRDQFGLNGNFPTNWAVLSVWNSGGLFKLRIGKAPVSCLVYSEAFKMIDKAFACFNMPRLLHNLFEPFGFYFLYGVHQEGPMSGNMIRALCKYVHNMARADMDCKMVVTEVGCYDEKVRPQIPHWRMLSCTKDLWCIKALKSEDGESINELTRIPQKRPLFVDPRDV, encoded by the exons ATGTCCTTTGATGATATTAAAATTAGAAGCTATGATGGAAATTTTGATAGAACAAGACTTGAactacttgaaagaagttgtgaaTTAGGATCATCAAAACATGTATTTCTATTTACTGATACCATGGGTGACCCAATCTCAAGAATCCGTAATagtcccatgtacatcatgctg GTTGCTGAATTGAACCATGAGCTAATTGGTGCCGTTCAAGGTTCAATCAAAATGGTCACAATGAGAGATTTAGCTAAAGTGGGCTACATTTTAGGACTAAGGGTCTCGCCACTTCATCGACGTAAAGGCATTGGTTCTAGCCTTGTGCAACATTTAGAAGAATGGTTCATTAGAAATCAAGTGAAGTATGCATACATGGCAACCGAGAAAGATAACAATGTTTCGGTTAACCTTTTTGTAAATAAGCTCCACTATCTTAAATTTCGAACGCCTGCAATCCTCGTTCATCCTGTAAAGTCCCGGCCCCTTGAaatatcatccaagatcaagatttTCAAAATTAATGAAGAAAATGCGGAGTATCTGTATCGTAGGTATATGGGTTTAACCGAGTTCTTCCCAAGTGATATAGAAAAAGTGTTAAGAAACAAGTTGAGTTTAGGCACGTGGGTTGCATGTGACCAAGGCGGGCGCGATCAATTTGGGCTAAATGGTAATTTTCCAACGAATTGGGCCGTGCTAAGTGTTTGGAATAGTGGAGGGTTATTCAAATTGCGAATAGGGAAAGCTCCGGTTTCATGTTTGGTTTACTCCGAGGCGTTTAAAATGATCGATAAGGCGTTTGCATGCTTTAACATGCCAAGATTGTTGCACAATCTATTTGAGCCATTTGGGTTCTATTTTTTGTATGGAGTGCACCAAGAGGGCCCAATGTCCGGGAATATGATTCGAGCCCTTTGCAAGTATGTGCACAATATGGCTCGAGCGGATATGGATTGCAAGATGGTGGTGACTGAAGTGGGGTGTTATGATGAGAAGGTGAGACCTCAGATTCCACATTGGAGGATGCTTTCATGCACAAAAGACTTGTGGTGCATAAAGGCCTTGAAAAGTGAAGATGGTGAAAGTATTAATGAATTAACAAGAATCCCACAAAAAAGACCTCTTTTTGTTGATCCAAGAGATGTGTGA